From a single Methylacidiphilum kamchatkense Kam1 genomic region:
- a CDS encoding P-II family nitrogen regulator — MALYKIEAIIKPFKLEEVKEALTEIGIAGLTVTEVKGFGRQKGHTEIYRGSEYTVDFLPKVKIEIVLTEEILPKATEAIIKSAKTGKIGDGKIFVLPVTEAIRIRTEEKGENAI, encoded by the coding sequence ATGGCTTTGTATAAAATAGAAGCAATCATAAAACCTTTTAAATTGGAAGAAGTTAAAGAAGCACTCACAGAAATTGGTATAGCCGGCCTTACGGTAACCGAAGTCAAAGGCTTTGGCCGTCAAAAGGGACATACTGAAATCTATCGTGGCAGTGAATACACGGTTGATTTTTTACCAAAAGTGAAAATTGAAATAGTGCTTACGGAGGAGATTTTGCCAAAAGCTACTGAAGCAATCATTAAATCGGCAAAAACAGGAAAAATTGGTGATGGAAAGATTTTTGTTCTGCCCGTTACTGAAGCAATACGTATTCGGACAGAAGAAAAAGGTGAGAATGCTATTTGA
- the glnA gene encoding type I glutamate--ammonia ligase, which translates to MPECYRRCATGEEVIAFALEHNVKLVNLKFCDLLGTWQHFTIGLDLLTPESFSEGIGFDGSSIRGWQGIQESDMLVMPDPYTAFIDPFIAEPTLSLICSIYDPITLQTYSKDPRSIAIRAEAYLKSTGIADTAYFGPEAEFFILDSVRYDNQANFAYYEVDSVEGIWNSGKENGQNLGYKIRHKEGYFPVPPADTLQDLRDQMVLTLESMGVKVERQHHEVATAGQAEIDIVYNTLLRIGDDMMMYKYIIKNTARKYGKTVTFMPKPIFGDNGSGMHTHQSLWKEGKPLFAGNRYAGLSEMALHYIGGIIKHAPALTAITNPTTNSFKRLVPGFEAPVNLAYSARNRSAAIRIPTYSANPKSKRIEFRTPDPSANPYLACAAMLMAGLDGIQNRIDPGEPMEKNIYELPPEELKNIPKVPDSLSGAIEALEKDHEFLMKGDVFTKDAIETLLTLRKKDYDMLRIRPHPLEFYMYYDI; encoded by the coding sequence ATGCCTGAATGTTATAGGAGGTGTGCTACTGGAGAAGAAGTAATAGCTTTTGCTCTGGAGCATAATGTAAAACTGGTTAATCTGAAATTCTGCGATTTATTAGGAACTTGGCAACATTTTACAATTGGTTTAGACCTATTGACTCCGGAATCTTTTTCCGAAGGGATAGGTTTTGATGGATCTTCTATTCGCGGATGGCAAGGCATACAAGAATCGGATATGCTTGTAATGCCCGACCCATATACCGCCTTTATTGATCCTTTTATTGCCGAACCTACTTTGAGTTTGATCTGTTCCATATATGACCCAATCACTCTTCAGACCTATTCTAAGGATCCTCGTAGTATTGCCATAAGAGCTGAAGCGTATCTTAAAAGCACTGGAATCGCAGATACCGCTTATTTCGGACCTGAAGCTGAATTCTTTATCTTAGACAGTGTTCGGTATGATAACCAAGCTAACTTCGCTTATTACGAAGTCGATTCTGTTGAAGGAATATGGAACAGTGGGAAAGAAAATGGACAAAACCTTGGATATAAAATACGCCATAAAGAAGGCTATTTTCCTGTTCCCCCTGCGGATACTTTACAGGATCTAAGAGATCAAATGGTTTTAACACTTGAATCGATGGGGGTCAAAGTCGAAAGACAACATCATGAAGTTGCAACAGCAGGACAAGCAGAAATAGATATCGTCTACAATACCCTACTCCGAATCGGTGACGATATGATGATGTATAAGTATATAATAAAAAATACGGCTAGAAAATATGGTAAAACCGTTACATTTATGCCCAAACCTATTTTTGGAGATAATGGATCGGGGATGCATACCCATCAATCACTCTGGAAGGAAGGCAAACCTCTTTTTGCTGGAAACCGGTATGCAGGGCTAAGTGAAATGGCTCTTCATTATATTGGTGGTATCATCAAACATGCCCCTGCCCTCACCGCTATCACCAATCCAACAACAAATAGCTTTAAAAGGCTTGTTCCTGGTTTCGAAGCACCAGTTAATCTAGCCTATTCTGCAAGAAATAGAAGTGCGGCTATTCGTATCCCTACCTACTCGGCTAATCCCAAGTCAAAGCGAATCGAGTTTCGCACTCCAGATCCTTCTGCCAATCCTTATTTAGCTTGTGCGGCCATGCTTATGGCAGGTCTTGATGGTATTCAGAACAGGATAGATCCTGGTGAGCCTATGGAAAAAAATATCTATGAGCTTCCTCCTGAAGAATTAAAAAACATTCCCAAAGTCCCTGATTCCTTAAGTGGTGCCATCGAGGCCCTTGAGAAGGACCATGAGTTCCTTATGAAAGGAGACGTCTTTACGAAGGATGCAATTGAAACACTGCTGACGTTACGCAAAAAGGACTATGATATGCTAAGGATACGACCTCATCCATTGGAGTTCTACATGTATTATGATATTTAG